One stretch of Pseudomonas sp. NC02 DNA includes these proteins:
- a CDS encoding glutathione peroxidase, which translates to MSAFHDLKLKALDGQELPLAPFKGQVVLVVNVASKCGLTPQYAALENLYQQYKDQGFTVLGLPCNQFAGQEPGTEEEIQEFCSLNYGVTFPLGSKLEVNGHDRHQLYRLLAGEGAEFPGDITWNFEKFLLGKDGRVLARFSPRTPPDDPSIIQAIEKALN; encoded by the coding sequence ATGAGTGCTTTCCACGACCTTAAACTCAAAGCCCTGGATGGTCAGGAGCTGCCTCTGGCGCCCTTCAAGGGGCAAGTCGTGCTGGTGGTCAACGTCGCCTCCAAATGTGGGTTGACCCCACAGTACGCCGCGCTGGAAAACCTCTATCAGCAATACAAAGACCAGGGTTTCACCGTACTCGGGCTGCCGTGCAATCAATTTGCCGGGCAGGAACCGGGTACTGAAGAAGAAATCCAGGAATTCTGCAGCCTCAACTACGGCGTGACCTTTCCCCTGGGCAGCAAGCTTGAGGTGAATGGCCACGATCGCCACCAGCTGTATCGATTGCTGGCGGGCGAGGGCGCCGAATTTCCCGGGGACATCACCTGGAACTTCGAGAAATTCCTGTTGGGCAAGGACGGCCGGGTGCTGGCGCGTTTCTCGCCGCGTACACCGCCGGATGACCCCTCCATTATTCAGGCGATCGAAAAAGCATTGAACTGA
- a CDS encoding NADH:flavin oxidoreductase, whose product MPVQALFKPFQLGALQLPSRVVMAPMTRSFSPGGVPNSKVIEYYRRRAAAGVGLIITEGTVVGHPASNGYPNVPHFYGEAALAGWKKVVDAVHAEGGKIVPQLWHVGSVRRIGTEPDASVPAYGPTEKLKDGNVVVHGMTVQDIKDVIAAFAQAAKDAQSIGMDGVEIHGAHGYLVDQFFWEGTNQRTDEYGGSLANRSRFAIELIQAVRAAVGPDFPIILRFSQWKQQDYTARLVQTPEALGEFLKPLSDAGVDIFHCSTRRFWEPEFEGPELNLAGWTRKLTGKPTITVGSVGLDGEFLQFMVNTDKVAQPASLEKLLERLNNDEFDLVAVGRALLVDPDWALKVREGREGDILPFSREALTTLV is encoded by the coding sequence ATGCCTGTCCAAGCTTTGTTCAAACCGTTCCAGCTCGGTGCACTGCAACTGCCGAGCCGCGTGGTCATGGCGCCGATGACCCGTTCCTTTTCTCCGGGTGGCGTGCCCAACTCCAAAGTGATCGAGTACTACCGCCGCCGCGCCGCCGCCGGTGTCGGCCTGATCATTACCGAAGGCACCGTGGTCGGCCACCCGGCTTCCAACGGCTACCCGAACGTCCCGCATTTCTATGGTGAAGCCGCCCTGGCCGGCTGGAAGAAAGTGGTCGACGCGGTACACGCCGAAGGCGGCAAGATCGTTCCGCAACTGTGGCATGTGGGCAGTGTTCGGCGCATCGGCACCGAGCCGGATGCCAGCGTCCCGGCTTACGGCCCCACCGAAAAACTCAAGGACGGCAATGTCGTCGTCCACGGCATGACCGTGCAAGACATCAAGGACGTGATCGCCGCGTTCGCCCAGGCTGCCAAGGATGCCCAGAGCATCGGCATGGACGGCGTTGAAATCCACGGCGCCCATGGCTACCTGGTGGACCAGTTCTTCTGGGAAGGCACCAACCAGCGCACCGACGAATACGGCGGCAGCCTGGCCAACCGTTCGCGTTTCGCCATCGAATTGATCCAGGCCGTCCGTGCCGCCGTGGGGCCGGACTTCCCGATCATCCTGCGTTTCTCCCAGTGGAAGCAGCAGGACTACACCGCGCGCCTGGTGCAAACCCCGGAAGCCTTGGGTGAATTCCTCAAGCCGCTGTCTGACGCCGGCGTGGATATTTTCCACTGCTCCACCCGCCGTTTCTGGGAGCCGGAATTCGAAGGCCCCGAGCTGAACCTGGCCGGCTGGACCCGCAAGCTCACCGGCAAGCCGACCATCACCGTGGGCAGCGTCGGCCTGGACGGCGAGTTCCTGCAGTTCATGGTCAACACCGATAAAGTGGCGCAACCCGCCAGCCTGGAAAAACTGCTGGAGCGCCTGAACAACGACGAGTTCGACCTGGTCGCTGTGGGCCGTGCGCTGCTGGTGGATCCGGATTGGGCGCTGAAGGTTCGCGAAGGCCGTGAAGGCGACATCCTGCCTTTCAGTCGTGAGGCGTTGACGACCCTCGTTTGA
- a CDS encoding glycosyltransferase family 1 protein, with protein MTTASLHITLITETFPPEINGVANTLGRLCDGLRARGHQVELVRPRQGSDQSRPSDDGLMLCRGWPLPGYPGLQWGQSSMHKLLRRWTRQRPDVLYIATEGPLGLSALRAARRLGISVVSGFHTNFQQYSNQYGLGMLSRVLTHYLRWFHNRSTLTLVPSASQRLELERRHFERLGMLARGVDSQLFHPAKRDPALREQWGLSDEDIAVLHVGRLAQEKNLGLLKRCFDSLQTTYPQRRLKLIIVGDGPQRTMLEKSLPQAIFCGTRRDEELARHYASGDLFLFPSLTETFGNVVLEAMAAGLGVVAYDQAAATQHIRHGYNGVLAMPGDEEAFCDAANWLLEERESLRRVRLNARQHASRQGWPAIIEQFESKLLDVCRGISSVYKVSSNTMNV; from the coding sequence ATGACGACAGCTTCGCTCCACATCACCCTGATCACCGAAACCTTCCCGCCAGAGATCAACGGGGTGGCCAATACCCTTGGCCGCCTGTGTGACGGTTTGCGCGCGCGTGGGCATCAAGTCGAACTGGTTCGCCCGCGCCAGGGCAGCGACCAGAGCCGGCCCAGCGACGACGGCCTGATGCTCTGTCGCGGCTGGCCGCTGCCGGGCTACCCGGGGCTGCAATGGGGCCAGTCGTCGATGCACAAGCTGTTGCGGCGCTGGACCCGCCAGCGCCCGGATGTGTTGTATATCGCCACGGAAGGCCCGCTGGGTTTGTCGGCGTTGCGGGCGGCGCGGCGCCTGGGGATCAGCGTGGTGAGTGGCTTTCACACCAACTTCCAGCAGTATTCCAACCAGTACGGCCTGGGCATGCTGAGCCGGGTGCTGACCCACTATCTGCGCTGGTTCCATAACCGCTCGACCCTGACCCTGGTGCCCAGCGCCAGCCAGCGCCTGGAGCTGGAGCGGCGCCATTTCGAGCGCCTGGGCATGCTCGCGCGCGGTGTCGACAGCCAGCTGTTTCACCCGGCAAAACGCGACCCAGCCCTGCGCGAGCAGTGGGGGCTGAGCGATGAAGACATCGCCGTGCTGCACGTCGGACGCCTGGCCCAGGAAAAAAATCTCGGGCTGCTCAAGCGCTGCTTCGACTCGCTGCAAACCACTTACCCACAGCGCCGGTTGAAACTGATCATTGTCGGCGATGGCCCCCAACGGACAATGCTTGAGAAATCGCTGCCTCAGGCAATTTTTTGCGGTACCCGACGCGATGAGGAGCTGGCTCGGCACTACGCCTCAGGGGATCTGTTTCTGTTCCCCAGCCTGACCGAAACCTTTGGCAATGTAGTGTTAGAGGCCATGGCCGCAGGGCTGGGGGTGGTGGCTTACGACCAGGCAGCTGCAACCCAGCATATTCGCCATGGTTACAACGGTGTGCTGGCGATGCCTGGGGACGAGGAGGCATTTTGTGATGCCGCCAACTGGTTGTTGGAGGAGCGTGAAAGTTTGCGCAGGGTCAGGCTCAATGCCCGACAACACGCCAGTCGCCAGGGCTGGCCGGCAATTATTGAGCAGTTTGAAAGCAAGTTACTGGATGTATGCAGGGGCATATCGAGTGTGTACAAAGTCAGCAGCAACACTATGAATGTCTAG